One window from the genome of Acidobacteriota bacterium encodes:
- a CDS encoding RES domain-containing protein, with protein sequence MTGVRSVTILGPSPALAPPNIVVRQAGTRLHRVHAWNRLSNEFNPCRGNPTRFAPILDARGRCVPSLYAGSTFIAAAYETIFHDVPAKAKRKSVLSSRVMDCVHGTLELRCDIRLASLREPDLSKWHISRNSLIGSSPKLYPRTAAWAKAVHDQFPEVQGLVWTSNQCDPDDACLFFGDRVRTLDFRVVARRDGRREPLFLADVRRAGRRAGITIVI encoded by the coding sequence CTGACGGGCGTTCGTAGTGTGACGATTCTCGGGCCCTCACCCGCGCTCGCGCCTCCAAATATCGTGGTGCGCCAGGCGGGAACCCGTTTGCATCGCGTGCACGCCTGGAACCGGCTCTCCAACGAATTCAACCCGTGCCGGGGCAATCCGACGCGGTTTGCGCCGATCCTGGATGCCCGCGGACGATGCGTTCCGTCGCTGTATGCGGGGAGCACCTTCATTGCGGCTGCGTACGAAACCATCTTCCATGACGTGCCCGCGAAGGCAAAGAGGAAGTCCGTGTTGTCGAGCCGCGTCATGGACTGCGTCCACGGAACGCTCGAGCTTCGGTGCGACATCCGGCTTGCCAGCCTCCGCGAGCCCGATCTGTCGAAATGGCACATTTCCCGTAACTCGCTGATTGGGAGCTCGCCGAAGCTCTACCCACGAACGGCCGCTTGGGCCAAGGCGGTTCATGACCAGTTTCCGGAGGTGCAGGGGCTGGTGTGGACCTCGAATCAGTGCGACCCTGACGATGCTTGCCTCTTCTTCGGGGACCGCGTGCGCACCCTCGACTTCCGAGTCGTCGCCCGCCGGGACGGGCGGCGTGAGCCTTTGTTCCTCGCTGACGTCAGGCGGGCCGGGCGGCGCGCCGGCATCACGATCGTGATCTGA